One Ignavibacterium album JCM 16511 genomic region harbors:
- a CDS encoding DUF4097 family beta strand repeat-containing protein yields the protein MKNYLTTLLLLTFTLISSSFASNLFKKDLELIHHKNFKIESGKLLKLSTDGGDVAITPWHRNEVEVKIYGNENAREKYEYYFDADNQSINIKGERKKKWKFISNIKLKYEVKVPANFNLQISTAGGDIKVGGVSGEISLNTSGGDIWADRLTGAVKLNTSGGDIKIFSNDASVDAKTSGGDITLEYTGQNKGIELRTSGGDIEITLPYDFSAKVELSTSGGDVSCNFKLNNVEKMSRTRIIGEINNGGNKLIATTSDGDIEVRHR from the coding sequence ATGAAAAATTATTTAACCACACTTCTGCTTTTAACTTTTACTCTAATCAGTAGTTCTTTCGCCTCAAATCTTTTCAAGAAAGATTTGGAACTCATCCATCATAAAAATTTTAAAATCGAATCCGGAAAACTTCTGAAGCTTTCTACAGATGGTGGAGATGTGGCAATTACTCCCTGGCACAGAAATGAAGTTGAAGTAAAAATTTATGGTAATGAAAATGCAAGGGAGAAATATGAATATTATTTTGATGCTGATAATCAATCCATCAACATCAAAGGAGAAAGAAAAAAGAAGTGGAAATTCATTTCAAATATCAAACTGAAGTACGAAGTTAAAGTGCCCGCTAATTTTAACCTCCAAATTTCAACTGCTGGCGGAGATATAAAAGTTGGCGGTGTTAGTGGCGAAATTTCTTTAAATACATCTGGTGGAGATATCTGGGCTGACAGACTTACCGGTGCAGTAAAATTAAACACTTCAGGAGGAGATATAAAAATTTTCTCAAACGATGCTTCAGTTGATGCTAAAACTTCCGGTGGAGATATTACTCTTGAATACACAGGACAGAATAAAGGAATTGAGCTAAGAACCTCTGGTGGAGATATTGAGATAACTTTACCATATGACTTCAGTGCTAAAGTTGAGCTTTCAACATCTGGTGGAGATGTTTCCTGCAATTTTAAACTAAATAATGTTGAGAAGATGAGCAGAACAAGAATTATTGGTGAAATAAATAATGGCGGTAATAAACTTATCGCAACAACTTCCGATGGAGACATAGAAGTTCGTCACAGATAA